From a single Desulfatirhabdium butyrativorans DSM 18734 genomic region:
- a CDS encoding iron-sulfur cluster assembly scaffold protein, with protein MDSTMTSETQPEASKTDFWQSHSMKFLEMAFRTDKMESMVHPDGFGTKTGDCGDTVEIYLKLQDERIAAASYGLRGCLNTAACANAIIEMIEGKSIDEAWEITPETVAEYLETLPADHFHCAELAVGALYLALSDSREKQQSPWKKLYGTK; from the coding sequence ATGGATTCAACGATGACCAGTGAAACACAACCGGAGGCATCCAAAACGGATTTCTGGCAGAGCCATTCCATGAAATTTCTGGAAATGGCATTTCGAACCGATAAAATGGAAAGCATGGTTCATCCCGATGGGTTCGGCACCAAAACCGGAGACTGTGGCGATACCGTCGAAATCTACCTGAAGCTGCAGGACGAGCGGATCGCTGCGGCTTCGTATGGGTTGCGGGGATGTCTGAACACGGCCGCATGCGCCAATGCCATCATCGAGATGATCGAAGGCAAGAGCATCGACGAGGCTTGGGAAATCACCCCGGAAACGGTTGCCGAATACCTCGAAACGCTGCCTGCCGATCATTTTCATTGTGCGGAGCTTGCGGTAGGCGCCCTGTATCTGGCCCTGAGCGACAGCAGGGAGAAGCAGCAGAGCCCGTGGAAAAAATTGTATGGTACGAAATGA